The Conger conger chromosome 11, fConCon1.1, whole genome shotgun sequence genome includes the window GGCCGCCTTTGTAGAGTGGCAGGTCGCCGGGGGAAGAATTTTAATGCCCTCTGTTGCGCCGCGTCAAGAGGATTATTAAGTAAAAATGCGAGTTGGGTCTGAAGCATTGTACAATGTATCACTGTTGCGTTCCGCCTCGGGCGTAGGGAAAGCgctgggggcggagggggggtgtgtgtgggggagggtggtAGTCGGGGGCCGCTGCATGTGGAAACATGACTTCATCCGTTGCATATGCTGCTTCTGAGTGGGCGACGCGGCGATTGGGAACGCTGTAAATCTCAAAATCAAAACGGGGCCATTTCTTACATAACGTCACAACCTGGAGCTTCCCCCGATCGGTGAAACGGCAGAACAGAACACTGAGCAGTAGGCTATGGGTAAAAAGGCCAATGCGGAAAAAATATGTAGAAAATGCAAAAGTAATTGACCCTGAATGAGATTATCTGCACAATGCAGGTGATAAAAGGTGATAACTGCTGGAGGCATCTGTAAACAGCGGTCATGCTTGATAAGCACCGCCCAGATAACACATATATGTGCAATTACATGCAATAGCGGTGAAGGTTTCAGGTTTCAGGACACACTCACGTAGAACTAATACCGTTACAACAGGTGAGATATAATTTTACCATACGATTATACTGACTGCCCATTAATAACATATGGAAAGCTCAGAGAATTATGGACTACGGGCACAGGGGGAAATCGTTCTtcttctgtgtgtttgagtcagCAGGAGGTGGAGGACTCTGTGCATAATTTAGAGAATACTTCACAaatgtcccccctcctcccgccaACGAACGAGAGGAGGACAGACCCAGACCCGGGCCTAATAACGTCATCGCGGGACAGGGGTGCGATAAAACCAGGGGAGAAAGACTCTGTCAACGCTCACGTCTCACAAACGACAAGGAGGCTGGAAACGTGGCGTGGTGAAATATGATCAGATTATTATGCCCGTCTGTGACACCGTACAAATGGAGAACATTACTCACAGGATTATAGGCATGtgtgaaatgacaaaataacaaCTGAATGGATGAGCGATTGAGTGCGATTTACAGGGATAACTGCCTATAATAACGCATGTTGGATAACTGCACACTGTCTTATTAATCAGAATGTGTCTTGCTCCATTTCAAACCTTGTGGCTTTATTTATGACTATAGTGTATGTACTTAATTTGGTAAGTTTCACAGTGGCCTCAAATCCATGCAGTTATGCAGTGTTGAATGTTCTCAATGACTTGTTGATGAGTTCATTTCGTGCGCATatctttaaaatgcaaaaaagctgAGTCACTGGCATAAGGTGATGCTCTCgccaaaataattaatattttgtaGGCTACAGTATATGTTTTCCATCAGCATGATTAATTTAGCAGTATAAATAATGAAGCAGCCCTCAAACTTAAGGTCAGTGATGTTGACTGAAACAGAGATCAACAGTTCCCACTTTACAGTTCATTAATGTTGAGAACTGTTTGAAGAGGGAACCAACCTTTCCAAATCAAAACCAACTCTTACTCCTAAGAGCTAAGAACTACAGCAAGCTCTCAAAAGCTAGCAAATAAAGTAATCAGGGCAAATATATACAcaagtgaccactttattaggtatttatttgacttattggtcttctgctgctgtagcccactAACTTCAAGGTTGAAGGttttgtgtgctcagagatgctcttccgcataccgctgttgtaatttgtggttatttacatgactgttaccttcctgtcggctgtggccagtctggcccttcttctctgacctctcttattaacaacgcatttctgcccacagaactgttgctcactggatgttttttgggttttcaCATTCACTATAAACTGAAGAgcatgtgaaaatcacaggagatcagcagtttctgagatattcaaaccaccctgtctggctccgacaatcattccatagtcaaagttGTTTAGATCACGTTTCttcaactgaacctcttgaccatgtctgcatgcttttatacattgagttgctgccacatgattgcccggttagatatttgcattaacaagctggtgcactggtctacctaatgaagtcgTTGCAGAGTGTATGAGATTTGATAGGGGGAGTAACATGTTGAATTAAACAACACTGCTCTGAGTATGTGATACCTGCGTGTTATCTACAGGTATCACAGACTGTATATGACAGTACTATAATGTAAAGTATATCTACAGTGCTATAAGGTAAAGTATATCTACAGTGCTATAAGGTAAAGTATATCTACAGTACTATAAGGTAAAGAAGTTGCTTTAGTTCATTGGTAAGCAGTAAAAATAACCAACTGGATCACTTTGGATGTTTACATGTTAGTATGATGGCAGGCATTGTATGTTACGCAAAAATATGTTGTTTGTACTATACCTGATACTCTGATAAAAATGTAGTTTATTTTCCTAGAATTTCAGGATATTGTGCAAAAGCATGTGTGCAACGTCTCATTAGACATTAGTTCTGTGGCATTTCATTCTGATGGCATTAACTTATTGATTTGACAGTAAAGGCCATCAGCGTACTGCAGGTCAAATAGCAAATAACATGTCACTGCGCTGAATGTCAAAGCAACCCGGTGATGGGGATGGGGACTGCCCCTGTGCCTGTGATTGCAGTCCCTCTTATGATTTTCCACTGATTTTAATTAAGAATCGCCCAGCAGGAGAGAATTCCAGGCAGCTTAAAGTTTAAGAACCAGATGGTCAGCACATTTTTCCAGCCGAACAGATAAAGCTGGCCCTGTGTTGGCCGCAGTGTAAAAGCGTTTCGCGATAGCCTTCTCTAACGGAGGGCTATCGCCGAAATGAAGACGTCTCAAACAAAACAGTCTACTTTAAATGTCACTCACTTGTGCTGGTGTGAAGGAGGTTTAGTGTGCGTGAGCAGACCACCATTTTGGAATGGCATTCAgtctgcagagatacagaggtTACTACAGGGCGACTTGATTAATGATGTCATTTACAACCAGTACTCTGAAGATTAATCACCTCAATTATAACGTTGTCATAAAACTCTCGATTATTTGAATATTGATTTGCAGTTGATCATGCACTTAAAGAGGTAATATTTCACCATGTTATTATCCAATGGTATTCACTGGATATCATAATTTGGTACttgatataataattatatattatatttaactGTATATGTAGTGATTGTAAATATGCAGTTTAAGTTTAGAAGTATAATAagctcaaataaaaatatataacccaaataaatacatttctcaacCAGTAACAAAATCcgctgttaataataataataataataataataataataataataagggttcctgggttcgaatcccggtcggccgggcctctctgtgtggagtttgcatgttctccccgtgtctgtgtgggtttcctccgggtactccggtttcctcccacagtccaaagacatgcaggtcaggctgattggagagtctaaattgcccataggtatgagtgtgtgagtgaatggtgtgtgtgccctgcaatggactggcgacctgtccagggtgtattcctgcctttcccccaatgtatgctgggataggctccagcccccctgcaaccctgttcaggataaacgggaTAAAAAATGGATTGATGGATAATAatacaagtaataataataatacaagaacaagaagaaaagaagaagaatcacATCATCTGTGTGATTATTACCATTATCCCTTGTCCATATTATTGGGTAATTTATATGAATTTGTCACCTTGTACTCTACAATTTAACTTTATCATCTGAAAATTCGGTTGccaattttttatttccttgctAAGTCGATATATGCAGAATATGAATAGCATGAATTTCGTTGTGTGTCTGTCCGCCCCCGCAGTGGAGGTTAAAGTGGAGCTCACGCTGCTggacaaggagagggagacggaCACGATGTCTCCCAACGGCAAGGTCAGCCCGTTCTCCGAGTGCCGGCCCAACGGCGCGCTGGGACACTGCTCGGACGAGGACTCCTCCGCCGCGCTCCGGCCGTTCCACAAACCGCGAGACTACGTGGAGGCATCGGTGTGCCACGTCAAGGACCTGGAGAACGGACAGTAAGACCCTCACCGCGACGTCACACCACTGCGCTACGTATGAAAACGTGCCTATGAAGGCActtcactggggtggtaccctatcgGTACATGAAATTATACCCCGAGTAAGCAATACGTAGACCTGTCCGTTTCTCctgtaaaaggtacttatttGTGTCGAAATAGAGAAGTATTGCACTTTCGGGGTACATTCGGGAAATTAGTTCCAtaaggaacaaaaatgtacctctactGTTCCTTTACCTCTGAGAGTATAGAAGGAATattaatgaatattaatgaattcATCAATAAGTATTGCAACTGTATTTCAGCCGTTTGACTTTCACTGGAGCTCTTTCAGTCACAAGACTGAAAAAATCGTTAGTTCTCAATAAATATTTAGTTATTGATAACTAACATTTGGTGTTATGTAATTTATACAATGACGCCTCTTCGGCGCACCTGAAAACAATCTTCATGGGTGCAGAACATATTACAGAGTTAACACTGGAAATATTGTAAAGCTCAACATTAAAGTGCTTTAATAGCCTCTGAGCAAATGTCcaaaacagacaaaatggaaaactatatttttttacactttttcaAACAGATATTTTATATTATCACCTCAGAAGCGAGCCATGTGGAGGGTCACTTTGTATTTCAAAGCCTGCAGAGAATCGATACCTTTTGCTCAGCTCATGTTACTGTTTGCCATTCTTCAACACAAAAGCCTCGGTTAATAGAATTGTGGCTGCTTCGGGGGTTAAACACACATCCGTGCAATACTGTTTACCGCAGGACTGAAGAAGCATACGTCAGTGTCTGTCACGCAGACTTTGTTGGCTGAGAGTAATGATGTGTGCCTACAGTGGGAGCCTATCTAGCGCTTATGTTTGTCACAAACAGGCTTTCGAAAGCCCGTTAACCGCATTCACTTTCAGTTGAAGCCGAAAGGTTCAAATATTAACTGATATTCTTAGAATTCACCAaacacactccctcccccccgtcccccccctccctactAACCTGCCCTCCCCCCATCCTCCATCCCAGTAAGACTTGTTTGAACTCCTTTTCTGGGACCTCCTTATTCAGAAGGGGTCATGACCCTGCACAATCCCACTCCTGAGGTCAACAAGGCCCAACCTATTGAGCAATGCAGTCAGCTGAAAAGCAGCACAGTGAAAAGGTGCTCAGTTCTAATGCCTCGTGAGCGcagattcaaaatggctgccctgcaGGGCCTGTGGTTATCGGGGCAACAGCGGGTCAGGAAGTAAGCGAGCTGCTACAGCAAACAGATTGTAATTCTCAATAAGGGAATAAAGCGCTCTGTGGTTTTTCAATCGCACGATTGTCCTCTCGCTGCTCTTGTGCTGTTTAATTCAGCAGCAGCACGGCTGACTCAGTGCTAACACAGTTAATCAGTATGGTGGGCGGCCTATATTTGAATAGATTATTCTGAAGCACCAGGGGTTCtgagcgctgtgtgtgtttgtgtgtgtgtacgcatgtgtgtgtatatgtgtacgcatgtgtgtgtgtgtgtgcatgtgtatgtgtgtgtgtgtgtgtgtgtgtgtgtgcatctgtatgtgtgtgtgtatgtctgtgtgtgtgtatgtgtgtatgtctgtgtgtgtgtgtatgtgtgtgtgtgtgtgtatgtctgtgtgtgtgtgtatgtgtatgtgtgtgtgtgtgtgcgtgtgtgcatgtgtatgtgtgtgtgtgtgtgcatctgtatgtgtgtgtgtatgtatgtgtgtgtgtgtgtgtatgtgtgtacgtctgtgtgtgtgtgtgtgtgtgtgtatgtctgtgtgtgtgtgtgtgtgtatgtctgtgtgtgtgtgtgtgtgtgtgcatctgtatgtgtgtgtgtatgtatgtgtgtgtgtatgtatgtgtgtgtgtatgtctgtgtgtgtgtgtgtgtatgtgtgcatctgtatgtgtgtatgtgtgtatgtctgtgtgtgtgtgtatgtgtgtatgtctgtgtgtgtgtgtatgtgtgtgtgtgtgtgtgcatctgtatgtgtgtatgtatgtctgtgtgtgtgtgtatgtgtgtatgtctgtgtgtgtgtatgtgtgtgtgtgtgtgtgcatctgtatgtgtgtatgtatgtctgtgtgtgtgtgtatgtgtgtatgtctgtgtgtgtgtatgtgtgtgtgtgtgcatctgtatgtgtgtatgtatgtctgtgtgtgtgtgtatgtgtgtatgtctgtgtgtgtgtgtatgtgtgtgtgtgtgcgtgtgtatgtatgtgtgtgtgtatgtctgtgtgtgtgtgtgtgtgtgtgtatgtgtgtgtatgtgtgtgtgtgtgtgtgtgtgtgtgtgtgtgtatgtgtgtatgtgtgtgtgtgtgtgtgtgtatgtgtgtgtatgtgtgtgtgtgtgtgtgtgtgtgtgtatgtgtgtgtgtatgtgtgtgtgtgtgtatgtgtgtgtgtgtgtgtgtgtgtatgtgtgtatgtctgtgtgtgtgtatgtgtgtgtgtgtgtgtgtatgtgtgtatgtgtgtgtgtgtgtgtgtgtgtgtgtgtatgtgtgtgtgtgtgtgtgtgtgtgtatgtctgtgtgtgtgtgtgtatgtgtgtgtgtgtgtatatgtgtgtgtgtgtgtatgtgtgtgtgtgtgtatgtgtgtgtgtgtgtgtgtgtgtgtgtgtatgtgtgtatgtctgtgtgtgtgtatgtgtgtgtgtgtgtgtatgtgtgtgtgtgtgtgtatgtgtgtatgtgtgtgtgtgtgtgtgtgtatatgtgtgtgtgtgtgtgtatgtgtgtatgtctgtgtgtgtgtgtgtatatgtgtgtgtatgtgtgtgtgtatgtgtgtgtgtgtgtgtgtgtgtatgtgtgtgtgtgtgtatgtctgtgtatgtgtgtgcatctgtatgtgtgtgtgtgtgtgtgtgtgtgtgtatgtgtgtgtgtgtgtgtgtgtatgtgtgtgtgtatgtctgtatgtgtgtgtgtgtgtatgtgtgtatctgtgtgtatgtgtgtgtgtgtgtgtgtgtgtgtgtgtgtgtgtgtatgtgtgtgtgttgtccccTGGCAGGATGCGGGAAGTGGACCTGGGTGCTGGCAGGGCTCTTCTGATAAAGGAACATGGAGAATTCTGTGCAATCGGACACAAGTGCCCACACTATGGAGCCCCGCTGGTCAAAGGTCAGAGCTCCTTATTAcaccacagtgcacacacacgcacacgcacacgcacacacacatgcacacgcgcacacacacatgtacatgcacacgcacagacacacatgcacatacacacatgcacacacacgtgcacatgcacacacgtgcacacacacacattcatgggtGTGCCATCAGGATTCTTCCTCACACATAATAAGGGTCATCCTGTTTAAATAACATACGGGCACATTATTAAGAAATAGCATATggtgtgatttatttatgtaattataattattacctTGAGTGAAGACCaagattagttcattagttcaATCAGAGGTCATAAACCTACACCCTCTTATCCTTTTCCCATAAGACTGGGGACCCCTGCGTTATATCCATTACATTTGTGTGAGTACACAAATAGACTACGCATTAGGCATGCTACAAATTACatcacaacacatttttttgtgggTAAAGtcatgactggaacccggaaggttggtggttcaagccccagcgtaACCAGAATAAGATTGTTGCAGCTgtgggcccgtgagcaaggcccttaaccccgcatttctCCTGGggtattggcccctgcttagtcaaatcaactgtatgtcattacattacattacattaatggcatttggcagacgctcttatccagagcgacatacagttgattagactaagccggggacaatcctcccctggagcaatgcagggttaagggcctttgctcaagggcccaacggctgtgcggatcttattgtggctacaccgggaatcgaaccgccgcccatgcgggtcccagtcatttaccttaaccactacgctacaggccaccacactttagataaaagcataaCTAAATGATAAACGGCCCGAGGCAGAGGCTTGGTGTGGTCTGGTGAGCTCTGGACCCCTGTGTTCCAGGCGTCCTGTCAAAGGGCCACGTGCGCTGCCCCTGGCACGGTGCCTGCTTCAACATCGCCACGGGGGACATCGAGGACTTCCCCGGCCTGGACAGCCTGCCCACCTTCCAGGTGACCTCCCTCACCTGTCAGCACACCTGCCGCTCAATCCCCCACGTCAAACTCACACCAGCTCAcgcactgtgtgtttctgctggcTTTAGGTCCGAGTGGAGAAGGACAAGGTGATCATTCGGGCTAACAAGCAGGTAACAGAGTGTGCAACGTCATTTCCAAATGACTCCCTAACTGAATAGCATGCTGAAAAACAGATATACAGACAGTACAGACAGACGGACTTTGATTAGCCAAATTAGCAATAAAAGTGATAAAGTTTGACCCACCCTCTCATActtttctctcacacacctctctcacacctgtctctcacacctgtctctcacctctctccaacacctgtctctcacacacctctcacacacctgtctctctctcacctctgtcacacctgtctctcacacacctgtctctctctcacctctctcacgcctgtctctcacctctctccaacccctgtctctcacacacctctcacacacctgtctctctctcacctctgtcacacctgtctctcacacacctgtctctctctcacctgtctctcacgcctgtctctcacctctctccaacacctgtctctcacacacctctcacacacctgtctctctctcacctctgtcacacctgtctctcacacacctgtctctctcacacctgtctctcacgcctgtctctcacctctctccaacacctgtctctcacacacttctcacacacctgtctctcacctctctccaacacctgtctctcacacacttctcacacacctgtctctccctcacctctctcacacctctctcacacacctctcgcacacctctctctcacacctgtctctcacacacctctctctcacacctgtctctcacacacctgtctctctcacacctctctctcacacctgtctctctcacacctctctctcacacctgtctctcacacacctctctcccacacctgtccctcacacacctctctctcacacctgtctctctctcacctctctcacacctgtctctctcacacacctctctctcacacctgtctctctctcacctctctcacacctgtctctctcacacacctctctctcacacctgtctctctcacacctgTCTGAAGGCTCTTCAGTCTCAGAAGAGGACGAAGGCGATGTCCAGGTGTTCGGCGGTGATCAACTCCAGCACAGGCTTCAGCCACGTTCTCATCATAGGAGCGGGTGAGGCCTGTTCACACCTCTCCTCCAGCCTACAGTAAAAACCTGTAGCCAGAATATTTAGGATAGTTTGTTAGTAAAGAGAGGTTAAGTGTTATGAAGAAGCTGGAAATTAATGAAGATGAGATGAGGTGAAAAGAGAAGAAGACAAGGTTATTACGACAAACAGTCATTGACCAATAGCTACAGCAGACACAATATAACATAATAGCTAAGGCTAATAAAGAAGAACAAGTTTACCAACACAGTGCATAACCAAATGATTTCATACAGCAATGATTATGGCACCAGGAGAACTGTTAAGCAGTTTCTAACCGAATTTCTGGATTTCCCTTAAATACAATTCTGAACAAGCTTGCCACACCCCGCTGTTCCCTTTGTTTGCCCAAAGGACGTCTGGACGAGAATAGGCCTTTCCACCAAGATAAGCCTTTCCAAAATGACTATCTACTGATAGTAATGAGATGCTTTATATGATGCCGTGTGATCACATGATTGCCCCCAATGAATTAATTGGATACATTGCTATGGGTTTCTGCAGCAGAATgacctgcaaaaaaataagaaaaaacacttgttgctgttgttcttgttcattacattaccttacattaatggaatttggcagatgctctcatccagagcgacgtacagttgattagactaagcagggacaatcctctcctggagcaatgcagggttaagggccttgctcaagggcccaacagctgtgcggatcttattgtggctacaccgggattagagccaccgaccttgcgggccccagtcatgtaccttaaccactatgctacaggccaccatcTCTTATCATTCTCCTTCTCTTCTTCCAGGTCCCGCTGGGCTGGTGTGTGCGGAGACGTTGCGACAGGAGGGCTTCACCGACCGCATCGTCATGTGTACCATGGAAAAACACCCACCCTATGACAGACCTAAACTGAGTAAGGTTTGTACAGAGACCCAGTCCACAACACAGGAGCAACCGAAGGGTAAAACTCTTTCTCCTCACTGACACCCCGCTGAGCGATACGTTCAAAGCCAGTCTGGTCTTGCGTAGTCTCCATCACAGGCTCAATGATAAAATGAAAGTCTCCTTTAACCAAGAGAGCCTTTGCCTTACGGTATTGAGACCGTAGTTATTCCACCGATTCACAACCCACCAGAAGTGTACATTTATGTGGTAGATAAGATGACGTGCAGTATGTGATAACGGGCATCTATTTTTGCCATTTGGATCCATGTCTCCCGGATGATATACGTGCGGTAACAGAAGGAAAGTGGCCTTGTGGAGTGCTGTTCCGATGGCGTCTAACACTTTTCTCAAACACTCTGCTCGCAGTCCCTGGAAAGCACAGCCGAGCAGCTGAGGCTACGGTCGGCCGAGTTCTTCCAGACGCACAGCATCGAGCTGCTGACGGAGAAAGAGGTGAGGGCCCGACTGAAAACTACAACAGCTCAGGCCAGGTTCTCAaacaggttgaccagttcagaccagctccatactcagcatggttttaccagctcaggccaggttttcaaacagctggtgtctggttgagcagttcagaataGCTcctagctcaacatggtttagctgactgatctgttcagaccagctcctagctgGAGATGgtttggctggttgaccagtccatATCAGCTCCTAGCTGGAGATGGTTTGGCTGGTTGATCAGTCCAGATCAGCTTctagctcgacatggtttactTGGTTGATGAGTTCAGACCATCACCTAGCTCAACATGGTtgagctggttgatcagttcagaacAGCATttagctcaacatggtttagctggttgatcagttcagatcagctcctaGCTCAACattgtttagctggttgaccagttcagaccagctcctagctcaacatggtttagctggttgaccagttcagatcagctcctagctcaacatggtttagctggttgaccagtccagCCATATCTCACACAGGCTCTGTGCATCACACCATAGAACAATGGCCTTGTtttaccctttaaggtgtaaggatatgtgattaaaatgttcttaaccagacctgggtcaaatgtgtaattgttttggattcaaatacttttctgtgcttgcctGGGGCAACCAAGAGGACTAGAAGGCGGGATTTTTCAGAGTATTTCCAATTCAGTAGACAAGGTCAGTAAAGTGTaaacaagtatttgaatccaaaataatgacGTATTTCACCTCAGTCTGCTCTTACCTGAACATTTCAATCCTGAActtcactactggtaattggaAGCAGTggagtttttttggggaaaaaaacggaTAAACTTGTTTTGTTGTGGTGGACTGTTCCCAGGTTGTCTCCGTGGATGTGAGGACGAAAATCGTCATGTTCCATGATGGACTGAAGATGGAGTACAGGAAGCTTCTCATCGCAACAGGAAGCATGTAAGAGGATGTGGCAGTTTTTTTATGCTCTTGCCAGTTTGGAGGTGAAAATATGCACATTTCAGGTGCTCAGAAATCACCCCTCAGCCACTCAACTGTGGATGATGAAGGGAAATATTCTGAAACAGTGcgcttgtctgtctgtgtgttctaaTACGTTTTAAACGTTGatcacaacaaaaaaacaaaaaacagaatgcTTAAGTAGCACTAACCTTTCTGTCCTTTGAAGACCGAAGCCCTTGAACTACAAAGGCAAGGACGTAGAAAACGTGTTTTACCTCAGAACACCCGAAGACGCCAACAGCATAGCCAGACTCGCCAACAACAAGAACGCGGTGATCGTGGGAACTTCGTTCATCGGTGAGTGGTACAGGAACCAGTCATATGTTCCATCCATTTCCAACTACAGAGAATATCTCGAGAAAAACAGAGACCATAAGAACGCATAGTGATGAGAGGAGGCCATGTTACCCATGTTACATACACACTAGCACTGCGTTGAATCCCCCAAGGGTCTCTGCTTCTGCTACAAGCCTGGGAAATCTGTTCTGCACATTCACATCTCTGTGTAAAGAAACATTCCTGACATCCACATGGACCTTTACCCGCTTTCACGAATGCACACTTGTACTGAAAGAacgaaaatatattttcttcacATTTCACTACACGATGCTCAAACATGCACTACAGGGGGtgttgaaatatatatttttattgatatttaatatatatatatttgtataaaaatgctttttcatGTCAGGTCTAAGGTGGATATTCAGTGAGCGTCATAAAGTTTGGGACCAAGAAATATTAATTTTTATACATACTATGTCTGAAAGAGCTGAAATGTAAACatggttaaaacaaaaatgtaaaaaaaatggctTTAATAAAACTTGAGAATATGCACTTTAACTAGatctaaaaaaatctaaaatagttgattccattttttaaaaatatggacAGTGTTTGTTTCAATCATTATGGCACTCACTGGAGATTTCCTTAAGGAGCAGTCAGAGTATAGAAATGAGAGCTAGACGTACCTGAATGAGCTGAGCCTCCGAGCGCACCTGAACACCTGAACTCCTGAACACCTGAACTcctgaacacctgaacacctgaacTCCTGAACACCTGAACTCCTTCATTATCCGCAGGGATGGAGGTGGCCGCAGCGCTCACAGACAAAGCCCACTCCGTCTCCGTCATCGGGATCGACGCCATCCCCTTCCGGAAGAATCTGGGAGAGAAAGTGGGGAAAACGATAATGAAGgtaaaagctgaaattaatAAAACGTCTGGGAAACCGGCCCACTTGGTGCTCTGCCTGTCAGGCACGTTGTTAATCTTCATGTATATGATAGCGAGGCTCGTTGAGACAGCGGTGGCGTCTCAGCAGAGCAGAGAAAACATAGCATATGCTACAGCAAACAGTGCCGCTAGACAAGGTCTCCTCTACCATATGATAAAAACACAGAACACCTTCCAAAATTGCCCAGCTCAGGTACGCGACAGAATGCACCAAATGTATTAACAGaccactgtatatacaattatgataat containing:
- the LOC133140718 gene encoding apoptosis-inducing factor 3; translated protein: MGGCLSKPKPVEVKVELTLLDKERETDTMSPNGKVSPFSECRPNGALGHCSDEDSSAALRPFHKPRDYVEASVCHVKDLENGQMREVDLGAGRALLIKEHGEFCAIGHKCPHYGAPLVKGVLSKGHVRCPWHGACFNIATGDIEDFPGLDSLPTFQVRVEKDKVIIRANKQALQSQKRTKAMSRCSAVINSSTGFSHVLIIGAGPAGLVCAETLRQEGFTDRIVMCTMEKHPPYDRPKLSKSLESTAEQLRLRSAEFFQTHSIELLTEKEVVSVDVRTKIVMFHDGLKMEYRKLLIATGSIPKPLNYKGKDVENVFYLRTPEDANSIARLANNKNAVIVGTSFIGMEVAAALTDKAHSVSVIGIDAIPFRKNLGEKVGKTIMKMFENKRVKFYMQNEVSEMRGHHGQLKEVVLKSGKVLRADVCVIGTGSGPATSFLRQSGINVDSKGFIPVSKTMQTNAEGVFAGGDVVAFPLSGRSNKKVNISHWQMAHVHGRVAALNMMGTSTEMKTVPYFWTAMFGKSIRYAGHGEGFDDVIIQGDLDELKFVAFYTKSEEVIAVASMNYDPIVSRVAEVFGSGKTIRKRDVETGDMSWLIEKGTQ